A genomic segment from Lutibacter sp. A80 encodes:
- the glmM gene encoding phosphoglucosamine mutase — MSLIKSISGIRGTIGGEVNNNLTPIDAVKFAAAYGMWLLNNTGKKKLKVVVGRDARISGKMVSSLVCNTLVGLGIDVVDVGLSTTPTVEIAVPLENADGGIIITASHNPKQWNALKLLNEKGEFLNAVEGEKVLNIAENDAYLFAEVDDLGNYEENQKYIEKHISEVLNLPLVAVEAIKEANFKVVVDAVNSTGGIAIPALLKELGVDCVELYCTPNGQFPHNPEPLKEHLTAISELVVKEKADLGIVVDPDVDRLALVCEDGSMFGEEYTLVACADYVLGKTKGNTVSNLSSSRALRDITEKHGGTYQASAVGEVNVVTLMKASNAIIGGEGNGGIIYPESHYGRDSLVGVALFLSHLASLKISCKQLRDSYPNYFMSKNKIQLTPEINVDAILEKMASKYKNEDISTIDGVKINFASEWVHLRKSNTEPIIRIYTESTSQSKADNLAVRIIDEIKEII; from the coding sequence CGCTGCTTATGGTATGTGGCTTCTAAATAATACAGGAAAAAAGAAGTTAAAAGTAGTTGTAGGTAGAGATGCCAGAATTTCTGGTAAAATGGTGAGTAGTTTGGTTTGTAATACATTAGTTGGTTTAGGAATTGATGTTGTAGACGTAGGTTTGTCTACTACACCTACAGTTGAAATAGCCGTTCCTTTAGAAAATGCTGATGGAGGTATTATAATTACTGCAAGTCATAATCCAAAACAATGGAATGCTCTTAAATTATTAAACGAAAAAGGAGAGTTTTTAAATGCAGTAGAAGGTGAAAAAGTACTAAATATTGCTGAAAACGACGCTTATTTGTTTGCTGAAGTAGATGATTTAGGAAACTATGAAGAAAATCAAAAATATATTGAAAAACATATTTCGGAAGTTTTAAATTTACCTTTGGTTGCTGTTGAAGCTATTAAAGAGGCTAATTTTAAAGTAGTTGTTGATGCTGTAAACTCAACAGGAGGAATCGCAATTCCTGCACTGTTAAAAGAGCTTGGAGTTGATTGTGTAGAATTATATTGTACTCCAAACGGACAGTTTCCTCACAATCCAGAGCCTTTAAAAGAACATTTAACAGCTATTTCAGAATTGGTGGTTAAAGAAAAAGCAGATTTAGGTATTGTGGTTGATCCAGATGTAGATAGGTTAGCTTTAGTTTGTGAAGACGGTTCTATGTTTGGTGAAGAATACACATTGGTTGCTTGTGCAGATTATGTGCTCGGAAAAACAAAAGGAAATACAGTTTCTAACTTATCTTCTTCAAGAGCTTTAAGAGATATTACAGAAAAACATGGAGGAACATACCAAGCAAGTGCAGTTGGAGAGGTAAATGTTGTAACATTAATGAAAGCTTCAAATGCTATAATTGGAGGTGAAGGTAACGGAGGTATTATTTATCCAGAATCGCACTATGGTAGAGATTCACTGGTTGGAGTAGCCTTATTTTTATCGCATTTAGCAAGTTTAAAGATTTCTTGTAAGCAATTACGTGATAGTTATCCAAACTATTTTATGAGTAAAAATAAAATTCAATTAACTCCTGAAATTAATGTCGATGCTATTTTAGAAAAAATGGCTTCAAAATATAAAAATGAGGATATTAGTACTATAGATGGTGTTAAAATTAATTTTGCTTCAGAATGGGTGCATTTAAGAAAATCTAATACAGAACCAATTATTAGAATTTATACTGAAAGTACTTCTCAAAGTAAAGCCGATAATTTAGCTGTACGTATTATTGATGAAATTAAAGAAATAATTTAA
- the hutI gene encoding imidazolonepropionase gives MRTLFKNIKELIQVRDNSVSFLSGTEMKELPTITNAFLLVENGIISNYGKMIDCPTISVDKTIDATGKMILPSWCDSHTHIVYAGNREGEFVDRIHGLSYEEIANKGGGILNSSKKLQEISEEALYQQSKIRLEEVIKLGTGAIEIKSGYGLTAEAELKMLRVIKRFKEHYPIPIKATFLGAHAVPDTYKTKKQAYLQMLVDEILPTIAKEKLADYIDIFCETGYFSVKDTAFILEAGKQYGLIPKIHVNQFNAIGGIKTGVNYNALSVDHLEIMHNDDIEILKNTQTMPVALPSCSYFLSIPYTPARKMIDAGLPIALASDYNPGSTPSGNMNFVVSTACIKMKMTPEEAINAATINGAYAMGLEKEVGSITVGKKANLILTKPINSYGFIPYSFGNHQIEKIYLNGKSW, from the coding sequence ATGCGTACCTTATTCAAAAACATAAAAGAGTTAATACAAGTTAGAGATAATTCAGTTTCATTTTTATCTGGAACTGAAATGAAAGAATTACCAACCATTACAAATGCTTTTTTATTGGTTGAAAATGGCATTATTTCCAACTATGGCAAAATGATAGATTGTCCAACTATTTCGGTTGATAAAACAATTGATGCCACTGGAAAAATGATATTGCCATCTTGGTGCGATTCGCATACTCATATTGTTTATGCTGGAAATAGAGAAGGAGAATTTGTTGATAGAATACACGGATTATCTTATGAAGAAATTGCGAATAAAGGAGGTGGAATTTTAAATTCGTCAAAAAAATTACAAGAAATTTCAGAAGAAGCATTATACCAACAAAGTAAGATTCGTTTAGAAGAAGTGATTAAATTAGGCACTGGAGCCATTGAAATTAAATCGGGTTACGGCTTAACAGCTGAAGCAGAATTAAAAATGTTACGTGTAATAAAGCGTTTTAAAGAACACTATCCAATCCCTATAAAAGCAACCTTTTTAGGTGCACACGCAGTTCCAGATACTTACAAGACTAAGAAACAAGCATATTTACAAATGCTAGTTGATGAAATACTTCCAACAATTGCAAAAGAAAAACTAGCTGATTATATAGATATTTTCTGTGAAACTGGCTACTTTTCAGTTAAAGATACTGCATTTATACTTGAAGCGGGAAAACAATATGGACTTATTCCAAAAATTCATGTAAATCAATTTAATGCCATTGGAGGTATTAAAACTGGTGTAAATTACAATGCATTATCTGTAGATCATTTAGAAATAATGCACAATGATGATATAGAAATTTTAAAAAATACCCAAACAATGCCTGTAGCTTTACCAAGTTGTTCTTATTTTTTAAGTATTCCCTACACGCCTGCACGAAAAATGATAGATGCAGGCTTACCAATAGCCTTGGCATCCGATTACAATCCTGGTTCAACACCTTCTGGAAATATGAATTTTGTAGTATCTACCGCCTGTATTAAAATGAAAATGACTCCAGAAGAAGCAATAAACGCAGCAACAATTAATGGCGCTTATGCAATGGGATTAGAAAAAGAGGTAGGGTCAATTACTGTAGGTAAAAAAGCTAATTTAATACTTACAAAACCTATTAATTCATATGGATTTATACCATATTCTTTTGGAAATCATCAAATTGAAAAAATATATTTAAATGGAAAGTCTTGGTAG
- a CDS encoding urocanate hydratase, whose amino-acid sequence MTTTNTEFQSEILQGIPSELPEKKPYPKHGNPAPKRKDILSIEEKKLAIKNALRYFPKKWHNILAVEFAEELKTFGRIYMHRFKPGYKMYARPISEYPAKSQQAAGIMLMIQNNLNPVVAQHPNELITYGGNGAVFQNWAQYLLTMQYLATMTDTQTLNMYSGHPMGLFPSSTESPRVVVTNGMMVSNHSKQDDWEKYNALGVTQYGQMTAGSFMYIGPQGIVHGTTITLMNAFRKILKTNETPSGKIFLTSGLGGMSGAQPKAGNIAGCISVCAEVNANAAIKRHEQGWVDVLIDDLNKLVVRVKEAQEKQEIISIAFIGNIVDVWERFDTENLYIHVGSDQTSLHNPWSGGYYPVGLTYEESNELIKNNPEKFKKYVQQSLVRQTDAINKHTAKGTYFFDYGNAFLLEASRAGANIFAENNIDFKYPSYVQDILGPMCFDYGFGPFRWVCTSGKSEDLDKTDAIAMRILSEIMKNSPKEIQLQMQDNITWIKNAKTNKLVVGSQARILYADAEGRAKIAEAFNNAIANGEIGAVVLGRDHHDVSGTDSPYRETSNIYDGSKFTADMAIQNVIGDSFRGATWVSIHNGGGVGWGEVINGGFGMLLDGTKEAEKKLKNMLFYDVNNGIARRSWARNEEALFAIKREMKRRPELKVTIPNIVEDNILRDLF is encoded by the coding sequence ATGACAACTACAAATACCGAGTTCCAATCAGAAATCTTACAAGGAATCCCATCTGAATTGCCAGAAAAAAAACCTTACCCAAAACATGGGAATCCTGCTCCAAAACGAAAAGACATTCTTTCTATTGAAGAAAAAAAATTAGCAATTAAAAATGCATTGCGCTATTTTCCAAAAAAATGGCACAACATATTGGCAGTAGAATTTGCTGAAGAATTAAAAACATTTGGTCGTATTTATATGCATCGTTTTAAACCAGGTTACAAAATGTATGCGCGACCAATTTCAGAATATCCTGCAAAATCGCAACAAGCTGCAGGTATTATGTTAATGATTCAAAATAATTTAAATCCAGTAGTAGCACAACACCCTAATGAATTAATTACCTATGGTGGAAATGGTGCTGTTTTTCAAAATTGGGCGCAATACCTTCTTACAATGCAGTATTTAGCCACAATGACTGATACACAAACATTAAACATGTATTCTGGTCATCCAATGGGCTTATTTCCTTCTTCAACAGAATCCCCAAGAGTAGTAGTTACTAATGGAATGATGGTTTCAAACCACTCAAAACAAGACGATTGGGAAAAATACAATGCACTAGGTGTTACGCAATACGGACAAATGACAGCAGGTTCGTTTATGTATATAGGCCCTCAAGGAATTGTACACGGAACCACAATTACCTTAATGAATGCCTTTAGAAAAATATTAAAGACAAATGAAACTCCTTCCGGAAAAATATTTTTAACCTCTGGTTTAGGAGGAATGAGTGGCGCACAACCAAAAGCGGGAAATATTGCAGGTTGTATAAGCGTTTGTGCTGAAGTAAATGCAAATGCAGCTATAAAAAGACACGAACAAGGTTGGGTAGATGTATTGATTGATGACCTAAATAAATTGGTTGTTCGGGTAAAAGAAGCTCAAGAGAAACAAGAAATTATTTCAATTGCCTTTATTGGAAATATTGTTGACGTTTGGGAACGTTTTGATACTGAAAACCTATATATTCATGTTGGATCCGACCAAACTTCATTACACAATCCTTGGTCTGGAGGTTATTACCCGGTTGGATTAACTTATGAAGAAAGCAATGAGCTAATTAAAAATAATCCAGAAAAATTTAAAAAGTATGTACAACAATCGTTGGTTCGTCAAACAGATGCAATTAACAAACATACTGCAAAAGGTACTTATTTTTTCGATTATGGAAATGCTTTTTTATTAGAAGCATCCCGTGCCGGAGCAAATATATTTGCAGAAAATAATATCGATTTTAAATACCCTTCTTATGTACAAGATATTTTAGGACCTATGTGTTTTGATTATGGTTTCGGACCTTTTAGATGGGTGTGCACTTCAGGAAAATCAGAAGATTTAGATAAAACAGACGCTATTGCTATGCGTATTTTATCTGAAATCATGAAAAATTCTCCAAAGGAAATTCAATTACAAATGCAAGACAATATTACCTGGATTAAAAATGCGAAAACCAATAAATTAGTAGTTGGTTCTCAAGCCAGAATTTTATATGCCGATGCCGAAGGAAGAGCTAAAATTGCTGAAGCCTTTAACAATGCAATAGCAAATGGCGAAATTGGTGCTGTTGTTTTAGGAAGAGATCATCATGATGTAAGCGGTACAGACTCGCCATATAGAGAAACCAGTAATATATACGATGGTAGTAAATTTACCGCTGATATGGCAATTCAAAATGTAATTGGAGACAGCTTTAGAGGCGCTACTTGGGTTTCAATCCACAACGGTGGTGGTGTAGGCTGGGGAGAAGTTATAAATGGTGGTTTTGGAATGTTGCTAGACGGAACAAAAGAAGCAGAAAAAAAACTAAAAAACATGTTATTTTATGATGTAAATAACGGTATTGCACGCAGAAGCTGGGCACGAAATGAAGAAGCCTTATTTGCTATAAAACGTGAAATGAAACGAAGACCAGAATTAAAAGTAACAATACCAAATATAGTTGAAGACAACATTTTGAGAGATTTATTTTAG
- the hutH gene encoding histidine ammonia-lyase, whose translation MFNYGIDVLTVGKALQILNGELKATLTNKALTKIENCHNIVLKTSQKDKAVYGINTGFGPLCDTRISKDKTSELQRKILLSHAVGVGKPIAIDLAKLMLILKVHSLSQGYSGISSTVLNRILWHIENDVIPMVPEQGSVGASGDLCPLAHLFLPLIGEGKVYYKNDLLDTSVVLKKFNLKPINLHPKAGLALINGTQFILSHAVFVVDKLYKCLSHADLIGSLMIEGLMGSQTPFYKELHQTRPYKGNIHVAARMRSFLRDSEIGNSHKNCGKVQDPYSMRCIPQVHGSSRNAWLHLKEVVETELNSVTDNPVIISEDLIISGGSFHGQPLAMPLDYACLAAAELGSISDRRTYLSLGGKYDGTPRLLIKDSGLNSGFMILQYTTAALVSENKGLCFPASADSIPTSLGQEDHVSMGSISGRKALRVLNNLEKILAIEMLCAAQAFDFRKPLHSSKILDKVHQLIRSNIEHTTEDRVFAKDIEKAINILKSNKLLEITSEINHSYSEFDTEFETY comes from the coding sequence ATGTTTAACTACGGAATAGATGTACTTACAGTTGGAAAAGCGCTACAAATTTTAAATGGCGAACTTAAAGCTACATTGACAAATAAAGCTTTGACAAAAATTGAAAATTGTCATAATATTGTTTTAAAAACTTCTCAAAAAGACAAAGCTGTATATGGTATAAATACAGGCTTTGGACCTTTATGTGACACCCGAATTTCAAAAGATAAAACCAGCGAGCTACAACGTAAAATATTACTAAGCCATGCTGTTGGCGTTGGAAAACCAATAGCAATAGATTTAGCAAAATTAATGTTAATTTTAAAAGTACACTCGCTTTCTCAAGGCTATTCAGGAATATCTTCAACCGTATTAAATCGTATTTTATGGCATATCGAAAATGATGTAATTCCTATGGTACCTGAACAAGGTTCTGTTGGAGCATCGGGAGATTTATGTCCGTTAGCACATTTGTTTTTACCGTTAATTGGAGAAGGAAAAGTATATTATAAAAATGACCTTTTAGATACATCCGTTGTTTTAAAGAAATTTAATTTAAAACCAATTAATTTACATCCAAAAGCTGGTTTAGCCTTAATAAATGGCACACAATTTATACTATCTCATGCTGTTTTTGTAGTCGATAAATTATACAAGTGTTTATCGCATGCCGATTTAATAGGCAGTTTAATGATTGAAGGTTTAATGGGTTCTCAAACACCTTTTTACAAAGAATTACACCAAACAAGACCTTATAAAGGAAATATTCATGTAGCAGCAAGAATGCGCTCTTTTTTAAGAGATTCTGAAATTGGAAATTCACATAAAAATTGTGGAAAAGTTCAAGATCCTTATTCTATGCGCTGTATTCCTCAAGTACATGGAAGTTCTAGAAATGCTTGGTTACATTTAAAAGAAGTTGTTGAAACAGAACTGAACTCGGTTACCGACAATCCTGTTATAATTTCAGAAGATTTAATTATTAGCGGTGGAAGTTTTCACGGACAACCTCTAGCAATGCCGTTAGATTATGCCTGCTTAGCTGCTGCTGAGTTAGGAAGTATTTCAGACAGAAGAACCTATTTGTCTTTAGGAGGAAAATATGATGGTACACCGCGTTTATTAATAAAAGATTCGGGGTTAAATTCTGGATTTATGATTTTACAATACACAACAGCTGCCTTAGTAAGTGAAAACAAAGGCTTGTGTTTCCCAGCAAGTGCCGATAGTATACCAACATCATTAGGACAAGAAGACCATGTAAGTATGGGATCTATTTCTGGAAGAAAAGCCTTAAGAGTACTCAATAATTTAGAAAAAATACTAGCAATTGAAATGCTATGTGCTGCACAAGCCTTTGATTTTAGAAAACCGTTACATTCTAGTAAAATATTAGATAAAGTCCACCAACTTATTCGCTCTAATATAGAACATACAACCGAAGATCGTGTGTTTGCTAAGGATATTGAAAAAGCTATTAACATTCTAAAATCTAATAAACTGTTAGAAATTACATCAGAAATAAATCATTCGTATAGCGAGTTTGATACTGAGTTTGAAACGTATTAA
- a CDS encoding LysR family transcriptional regulator — MSYQIEIRHLNYFLAVAEELHFRRAADKLFISQPGLSRQIKQLEADLGVALFERNNRNVTLTKAGEYLQKEVSKHLKVLDTILNTTKRIHEGVDGNLNFGYVGSAMQHIIPNLLVKIRNECPNIHFNLKEMDNQKQLDNLQTQEIDIGFVRLERVPNDIEITPIEEDTFSLVLPANHTLNSGNFTDLSQLRDEAFIMFDPSYSSNYYQKIMQIFDYCGFTPIVSHRTIHASSIYKLVEHNFGISIVPSSLQIGNTTNVKFIELKKIPQRTNLSAVWSKNNSNPVLAKILEFI; from the coding sequence ATGAGTTATCAAATAGAAATACGTCATCTTAATTATTTTTTAGCAGTAGCAGAAGAATTGCACTTTAGAAGAGCGGCAGATAAGTTGTTTATTTCTCAGCCAGGATTAAGCAGGCAAATTAAACAATTAGAAGCAGATTTAGGGGTTGCTTTATTTGAAAGGAATAATAGAAATGTAACTTTAACCAAAGCAGGGGAGTACCTTCAAAAGGAAGTAAGTAAACATTTGAAAGTATTAGATACTATTTTAAATACTACAAAAAGGATACATGAGGGTGTAGATGGCAATTTAAATTTTGGATATGTGGGTTCTGCAATGCAACATATTATTCCAAATTTATTGGTTAAAATTAGAAATGAATGTCCGAATATTCATTTTAATTTAAAGGAAATGGACAATCAAAAACAGTTAGATAATTTGCAAACCCAAGAAATTGATATTGGCTTTGTAAGGCTAGAACGTGTTCCAAACGATATAGAAATTACGCCAATTGAAGAAGATACTTTTTCGTTAGTTTTACCTGCAAATCATACTTTGAATTCAGGAAATTTTACAGATTTATCTCAATTAAGAGATGAAGCATTTATTATGTTCGACCCTTCTTATAGTTCTAATTATTATCAAAAAATAATGCAAATTTTTGACTATTGTGGTTTTACTCCAATAGTTTCACACAGAACTATACATGCTTCTTCAATTTATAAATTGGTAGAGCATAATTTTGGAATCTCAATTGTACCGAGTTCATTACAAATTGGAAACACTACAAATGTTAAATTTATTGAATTAAAAAAAATTCCGCAACGTACAAATTTATCTGCTGTGTGGAGCAAAAATAATAGCAATCCTGTTTTAGCTAAAATTTTAGAATTTATTTAA
- a CDS encoding multiheme c-type cytochrome: MHKQLIYLLLILAVYGCNTNEKYSAVTTPTEASTFVGSISCKECHQQEYDSWEGSHHDQAMKFAGEHAILGDFDNAIFTHKNVKSTFFKKDGDYYVNTEGSDGTYRDYKIIYTFGVTPLQQYIVKLENGKFHCLITAWDSVENKWYHLQPDLDIANEEWMHWTGGSMNWNNMCADCHSTNVHKNYESETDTYTTSFSEINVSCEACHGPSSSHVEFYEKELTGTPPKMHMGTGLSSEDLVQQCARCHSRRSQFTDYYNYEGHFLDHYNPQLLTDPTYFVDGQIRDEDYVYASFMQSKMYSEGISCRDCHDVHSMELKIQGNNLCLTCHVPSYNTPEHHYHEVNTEASQCINCHMTGRIYMGNDFRRDHSFRNPRPDQTEKYGTPNACNSCHTDKSAKWAADFIREKYGEERADHFSDHLLEGFHNNKEGYETLFSNTNYPEIARATAINQYMTHQVTREDVNKLLKYLKDSSALVRNETVKALETTRSPEFSSNIAPLLNDSIRLVRISAARYFNLLGIDRLEDVAYKNATKEYLKDLNYNLDFASGNHQKAIYYQSKNNTEDAIKHYERAIEIDNYFNMSRMNLALIYYQIGRVKESEALYLKVVEQEPEFSSSYYMLGLLYNETGDTDKSMEYLELAAKKEPRNSSVFYNYALMLQKAGDNKKSLEIINSGLEFFPNTERLLYVKLLGELNLEQNSKAKATCLELLKIAPDNTDYANILKSLEQ, translated from the coding sequence ATGCACAAACAATTGATTTATTTACTTCTAATATTAGCTGTTTATGGGTGCAATACTAATGAAAAATACAGTGCAGTAACAACACCTACCGAAGCTTCCACATTTGTAGGTTCAATTAGTTGTAAAGAATGTCATCAACAAGAATACGATAGTTGGGAAGGTTCTCATCACGATCAAGCAATGAAATTTGCGGGGGAACATGCAATTTTAGGGGATTTTGATAATGCCATTTTTACACATAAAAACGTAAAAAGTACTTTTTTTAAAAAAGATGGAGATTATTATGTAAATACAGAAGGTTCAGATGGAACATACCGTGATTATAAAATAATTTACACTTTTGGGGTTACTCCTTTACAACAATACATTGTAAAGTTAGAAAATGGAAAATTTCATTGTTTAATTACAGCTTGGGATTCCGTAGAAAATAAATGGTATCATTTACAGCCAGATTTAGATATTGCCAATGAAGAATGGATGCATTGGACTGGTGGTTCTATGAACTGGAATAATATGTGTGCAGATTGTCACTCAACAAATGTTCATAAAAATTATGAAAGTGAAACAGATACTTATACTACTAGTTTTAGTGAAATAAATGTAAGTTGTGAAGCTTGCCACGGACCATCTAGTTCACATGTTGAGTTTTACGAAAAAGAACTAACAGGAACTCCTCCAAAAATGCATATGGGTACCGGTTTAAGTTCTGAAGATTTAGTGCAACAATGTGCTCGTTGTCATTCTAGAAGATCTCAATTTACAGATTATTATAATTATGAAGGTCATTTTTTAGATCATTATAACCCACAGCTATTAACAGATCCAACTTATTTTGTTGATGGGCAAATTAGAGATGAAGATTATGTGTATGCATCTTTTATGCAAAGTAAAATGTATTCTGAAGGAATTTCGTGTAGAGATTGTCACGATGTACATTCTATGGAGTTAAAAATACAAGGAAATAACCTTTGTTTAACCTGCCATGTTCCTAGTTATAATACTCCAGAGCATCATTATCACGAAGTAAATACAGAAGCATCGCAATGTATAAATTGTCATATGACTGGTAGAATTTATATGGGAAATGATTTTAGAAGAGATCATAGTTTTAGAAACCCAAGACCAGATCAAACAGAAAAATACGGAACACCAAATGCTTGTAATTCTTGCCATACAGATAAAAGTGCAAAATGGGCAGCAGATTTTATAAGAGAAAAATATGGCGAAGAACGTGCAGATCATTTTTCAGATCATCTTTTAGAAGGTTTTCATAACAATAAAGAAGGGTATGAAACATTATTTAGCAATACAAATTATCCTGAAATTGCAAGAGCAACAGCTATAAATCAATATATGACACATCAAGTGACGCGCGAAGATGTAAATAAGTTGCTTAAGTATTTAAAAGATTCTTCTGCATTGGTTAGAAACGAAACAGTAAAAGCATTAGAAACAACTAGAAGTCCTGAGTTTTCAAGTAATATAGCGCCTTTATTAAACGATTCTATACGTTTGGTGCGAATTTCTGCAGCAAGGTATTTTAATTTACTTGGTATAGATAGGTTAGAAGATGTAGCTTATAAAAATGCAACAAAAGAATATTTAAAAGACTTAAATTATAATTTAGATTTTGCCTCTGGAAATCATCAAAAAGCAATTTACTATCAATCTAAAAATAATACCGAAGATGCTATAAAACATTATGAAAGAGCTATTGAAATAGATAATTATTTTAATATGTCTAGAATGAATTTAGCATTAATTTACTACCAAATTGGTAGAGTTAAAGAAAGTGAAGCTCTTTATTTAAAAGTAGTAGAACAAGAACCAGAATTTAGTTCGTCGTATTATATGCTAGGCTTGTTATATAATGAAACCGGAGATACCGATAAATCTATGGAATATTTAGAGCTAGCAGCTAAAAAAGAACCTAGAAATTCAAGTGTATTTTATAATTATGCATTAATGCTTCAAAAGGCAGGAGATAATAAAAAATCTTTAGAAATTATTAATTCTGGATTGGAATTTTTTCCAAATACAGAAAGATTGTTATACGTTAAATTGTTAGGTGAATTAAATTTAGAGCAAAATTCCAAAGCTAAAGCTACTTGTTTAGAGTTATTAAAAATAGCACCGGATAATACAGATTATGCAAATATTTTAAAAAGTTTAGAGCAGTAA
- a CDS encoding tRNA1(Val) (adenine(37)-N6)-methyltransferase yields the protein MSNKPFQFKQFSIQQDKTAMKVGTDGVLLGAWVTVDASTFSILDIGAGTGLIALMLAQKSNAELIDAVELNTDAYEQTVANFEESDWGDRLFCYHASLQEFAEEIEDTYDLIVSNPPFYTSTYKELESERAMARHTATLSYRELLQGVSKLLSKNGSCAFIIPFNEEANFVKIAAEFKLFPNRITQVKGTETSKIKRSLLQFSFEEKAIEKNELIIEIERHKYTDDYIKLVQDFYLKM from the coding sequence ATGTCTAATAAACCATTTCAATTTAAGCAGTTTTCTATTCAACAAGATAAAACAGCAATGAAGGTTGGAACAGACGGTGTTTTGTTAGGTGCTTGGGTAACTGTAGATGCTAGTACTTTTAGTATTTTAGATATTGGAGCAGGAACCGGATTAATTGCCTTAATGCTAGCTCAAAAAAGCAATGCAGAATTAATTGATGCAGTGGAGTTAAATACAGATGCTTATGAGCAAACTGTTGCTAATTTTGAAGAGAGTGATTGGGGAGATCGTCTATTTTGTTACCATGCATCACTACAAGAATTTGCAGAAGAAATTGAAGATACATACGATTTAATAGTTTCTAACCCGCCGTTTTATACCTCAACGTATAAAGAGCTAGAAAGTGAAAGAGCAATGGCGAGGCATACAGCAACATTAAGCTATAGAGAATTGTTGCAAGGTGTTTCTAAATTACTATCAAAAAACGGAAGTTGTGCATTTATAATTCCTTTTAATGAGGAAGCTAATTTTGTTAAAATTGCTGCTGAATTTAAGTTGTTTCCAAACCGAATTACCCAGGTAAAAGGAACTGAAACCTCAAAAATAAAACGCAGTTTATTACAATTTTCTTTTGAAGAAAAAGCTATTGAAAAAAATGAGTTAATTATTGAAATTGAACGCCATAAATATACCGACGATTATATAAAACTAGTGCAAGATTTTTATTTAAAAATGTAG